Proteins from a genomic interval of Kaistia defluvii:
- a CDS encoding type III polyketide synthase — MNLLRFPDAVADAQRLARSDVTATLSSLVTVVPPHRIPQSVAKERAREVFASRMPFFDQLEQVFDNAAIDARHSCLPVEWFLGPADFEEKTRLYQEHATALAFDAANRALDQAGLGPEEIDVLVFVSSTGISTPTIEARLMNKIAFRRDVMRLPIFGFGCAGGVLGLTRTAQMARSQPGLRCLMIVVELSSLAFRYDRLTKSNLVASALFGDGAAAAVISSDPCDSSLATLGVGGEHCWLDTLDVMGWNIDANGLDVIFQQSIPQIIADQYPAVLDAFLANHGLTRSDIDRPCCHPGGAKVVDELEKVFDYPKLGLDAERRVLAAYGNMSAPTVLFVLEDLLRTGQQGDMLTSSLGPGFTAAFHMVSVGEGSSAA, encoded by the coding sequence ATGAACCTCCTTCGCTTTCCCGACGCCGTCGCCGACGCCCAGCGCCTGGCGCGATCGGATGTCACCGCGACCCTGAGCTCGCTGGTGACGGTCGTGCCGCCACACCGCATTCCCCAATCGGTCGCCAAGGAGCGGGCGCGCGAGGTCTTCGCCTCCCGCATGCCGTTCTTCGATCAGCTGGAGCAGGTGTTCGACAATGCCGCGATCGATGCGCGGCACAGCTGCCTGCCGGTCGAATGGTTCCTGGGCCCTGCCGATTTCGAGGAGAAGACGCGGCTCTACCAGGAGCACGCCACCGCCCTCGCCTTTGACGCGGCCAACCGCGCCCTCGACCAGGCCGGCCTGGGGCCGGAGGAGATCGACGTTCTCGTCTTCGTCTCGTCCACCGGCATCTCGACGCCCACGATCGAAGCGCGGCTGATGAACAAGATCGCCTTCCGGCGCGACGTGATGCGGCTGCCGATCTTCGGTTTCGGCTGTGCCGGCGGCGTCCTCGGGCTCACCCGCACCGCGCAGATGGCGCGGTCGCAGCCCGGCCTTCGCTGCCTGATGATCGTCGTCGAGCTGAGCAGTCTCGCCTTTCGCTATGACCGGCTCACGAAGAGCAATCTGGTCGCCAGCGCGCTGTTCGGGGATGGCGCGGCGGCCGCAGTGATCAGCAGCGACCCGTGTGACTCGAGCCTTGCGACGCTGGGCGTCGGCGGCGAGCATTGCTGGCTCGATACGCTCGACGTGATGGGCTGGAACATCGACGCCAATGGCCTCGACGTCATCTTCCAGCAGAGCATCCCGCAGATCATCGCCGACCAGTATCCGGCCGTGCTCGATGCCTTTCTCGCCAATCATGGGCTGACCCGCTCGGACATCGACCGGCCCTGCTGCCACCCGGGCGGCGCCAAGGTCGTGGACGAACTGGAGAAGGTCTTCGACTATCCGAAGCTCGGCCTCGACGCGGAACGCCGGGTTTTGGCCGCCTACGGAAACATGTCCGCGCCGACCGTGCTATTCGTGCTGGAAGACCTGCTCAGGACGGGCCAGCAGGGCGACATGCTGACATCGTCGCTAGGCCCCGGCTTCACCGCGGCCTTCCACATGGTGTCGGTCGGCGAAGGGAGCAGCGCGGCATGA
- a CDS encoding tetratricopeptide repeat protein: protein MFDKTSRSVVTLAFIGLLASTGAALASSGGGGGGGGGGSSGGGGMGGSSGTSSGSSGSGSGHFMPSNQVCKRGMVYSTKTQRCVKAQHSGLDDKELLQQGRQLALAGYYDNALDVLNAVQNKQDSMVLTYIGYSHRKKGDTDVGIGFYKQALAIDPNNLNTHEYLGEGYASAGRIELAKAELAIVQKLCGNTECEQYEDLSAAVAGKPVE, encoded by the coding sequence ATGTTCGATAAGACAAGCCGTTCCGTGGTCACCCTTGCCTTCATTGGCTTGCTGGCGTCGACCGGTGCCGCCCTCGCCTCCAGCGGTGGTGGTGGCGGCGGCGGCGGCGGCGGAAGCAGTGGCGGCGGTGGCATGGGAGGCAGCAGCGGCACCAGCAGTGGAAGCAGCGGCAGCGGCTCCGGCCACTTCATGCCGTCGAACCAGGTCTGCAAGCGCGGCATGGTCTACAGCACGAAGACGCAGCGTTGCGTCAAGGCCCAGCACAGCGGACTGGATGACAAGGAGTTGCTGCAGCAGGGCCGCCAGCTGGCGCTGGCGGGCTATTACGACAATGCGCTCGACGTGCTCAACGCCGTGCAGAACAAGCAGGATTCCATGGTCCTGACCTATATCGGCTACAGCCACCGCAAGAAGGGCGACACCGATGTCGGCATCGGCTTCTACAAGCAGGCGCTGGCGATCGACCCCAACAATCTGAACACGCATGAATATCTCGGCGAAGGCTATGCCAGCGCCGGCCGGATCGAGCTCGCCAAGGCGGAACTCGCCATCGTCCAGAAGCTCTGTGGCAACACCGAATGCGAGCAATATGAGGATCTGTCGGCGGCCGTCGCCGGCAAGCCCGTCGAATAG
- a CDS encoding RNA polymerase sigma factor gives MSRTDHEEVRTGLSQHLAALWRYGLVLSRNRDTAEDLVQATCVRALERSQQFLPGTRLDRWLFAIERSIWINELRARRVRQGSGVVDAEIALVVDGGREIETNILASQVLREIGRLAEAQRETVLLVYAEGYSYREAAEFLGVPIGTIMSRLATVREKLGGMADAPQQREASERGGDGGP, from the coding sequence ATGTCGAGAACCGATCACGAAGAGGTGAGGACCGGGCTGTCGCAGCATCTGGCGGCGCTATGGCGCTATGGCTTGGTGCTGTCGCGCAATCGCGATACGGCCGAGGACCTCGTTCAGGCGACCTGCGTGCGCGCGCTGGAGCGATCGCAGCAGTTCCTGCCGGGCACACGGCTGGATCGCTGGCTGTTTGCCATCGAGCGCTCGATCTGGATCAACGAGTTGCGGGCGAGGCGCGTCCGCCAGGGCTCCGGCGTGGTCGATGCCGAAATCGCACTGGTCGTCGATGGCGGGCGCGAGATCGAAACGAATATTCTGGCGTCCCAGGTGTTAAGGGAGATCGGAAGGCTCGCCGAAGCGCAGCGTGAAACCGTGCTTCTCGTTTATGCGGAAGGTTACTCCTATCGCGAGGCGGCGGAATTCCTCGGTGTGCCGATCGGCACGATCATGAGCCGGCTCGCGACCGTTCGCGAAAAGTTGGGTGGAATGGCAGACGCGCCACAACAGCGCGAGGCAAGCGAGCGAGGCGGCGATGGCGGACCTTAG
- a CDS encoding acyltransferase family protein, producing the protein MDDSRLGSPHFRVLDGWRGICACLVAAFHCMAYSHIHALPFLRNAFLFVDFFFALSGFVIAANYRAKLRQGFGVGRFMFLRWGRLYPLHFATLMFLVGMECLALAMPEVSGRSAFTGSDRNVGSLVSNLLLLQGIGLDSSLSWNFPSWTISAEFWTYFLFALAAVALPVGWLRVVLLAVALTAPLLLGVLSSQNMAATYDYGILRALGGFAAGAICFDVYTVLRRLDLPHPAPWLFSAAEGVLILGVVLFVSAAGQTSLSLFAPLVFSLTILLFSVEGGLFSRLLRSGPAILLGTLSYSIYMVHVPLQMVTKMLARAFERETGVPVFTPVILGEDRVMMLGRTLWQGDVALVAILAATLIVSALTYFWIEAPCRRFTRRLVDRRSNAKSRAEPNLALPERAA; encoded by the coding sequence GTGGACGATTCACGGCTGGGTTCACCCCACTTTCGGGTGCTGGACGGATGGCGAGGCATCTGCGCATGCCTCGTCGCGGCGTTCCATTGCATGGCCTACAGCCACATCCATGCCCTGCCCTTCCTCCGCAACGCCTTCCTCTTCGTCGACTTCTTCTTCGCGCTCAGCGGTTTCGTGATCGCGGCCAACTACCGCGCGAAGCTTCGGCAGGGGTTTGGCGTGGGCCGCTTCATGTTCCTGCGCTGGGGGCGGCTCTATCCCCTGCATTTCGCGACCTTGATGTTCCTGGTGGGCATGGAGTGCCTGGCGCTGGCGATGCCGGAGGTCTCCGGCCGATCCGCCTTCACCGGCTCCGACCGCAACGTCGGCTCGCTCGTCTCGAATCTGCTGCTTCTGCAAGGAATTGGCCTCGACAGTTCGCTCAGCTGGAACTTCCCCAGTTGGACCATCAGCGCGGAGTTCTGGACCTATTTCCTCTTCGCGCTGGCCGCCGTCGCCCTCCCCGTCGGCTGGCTGCGCGTCGTCCTGCTTGCGGTTGCCCTGACCGCGCCGCTTCTGCTCGGCGTCCTCAGCAGCCAGAACATGGCCGCGACCTATGATTACGGCATCCTGCGGGCCCTTGGCGGCTTTGCGGCGGGCGCGATCTGCTTCGACGTTTACACGGTGCTGCGCCGGCTGGACCTGCCACACCCGGCCCCCTGGCTGTTCTCCGCGGCGGAGGGCGTCCTGATCCTTGGTGTCGTCCTATTCGTCTCGGCGGCGGGGCAGACGTCGCTATCGCTCTTCGCTCCCCTCGTCTTCTCGCTGACCATTCTGCTCTTCAGCGTGGAGGGCGGGCTGTTCAGCCGGCTCCTGCGATCAGGTCCGGCCATCCTGCTTGGGACGCTGTCCTATTCGATCTACATGGTGCATGTGCCGCTGCAGATGGTCACGAAGATGCTGGCTCGCGCCTTCGAACGCGAAACCGGCGTCCCCGTGTTTACGCCCGTGATCCTGGGCGAGGACCGCGTGATGATGCTGGGCCGGACCCTCTGGCAGGGCGATGTCGCCCTGGTTGCCATCCTGGCCGCGACCCTTATCGTGTCGGCGCTCACCTATTTCTGGATCGAGGCGCCTTGCCGTCGCTTCACGCGCCGTCTGGTGGACCGTCGGTCCAACGCGAAGTCTCGTGCCGAACCGAACCTCGCCCTACCCGAGCGCGCCGCGTAG
- the rimO gene encoding 30S ribosomal protein S12 methylthiotransferase RimO, whose amino-acid sequence MNSEAPRISFVSLGCPKALVDSERILTHLRAEGYELSRHHDGADVVIVNTCGFLDSAKAESLEAIGTAMKENGKVIVTGCMGAEPEQIRQAFPNVLAITGPQQYESVLGAVHTAVPPAHDPFVDLVPPQGIKLTPRHYAYLKISEGCNNRCSFCIIPKLRGDLVSRPAGDVLREAERLVKAGVKELLVISQDTSAYGVDLKYATSLWRDREVRAKFLDLSSALGELGAWVRMHYVYPYPHVDAVVELMAEGKILPYIDIPFQHASPSVLKSMRRPGNQEKTADRIHKWREICPDLAVRSTFIVGFPGETDEDFEYLLEWLDDVKLDRVGCFKFEPVEGAPANELANPVPEEVKEIRWHRFMKRQQEISAKRLAKKVGRRVSVIIDESNGLTAKGRTVWDAPEIDGAIHLTSRRPMRVGEIYTARIDRADAYDLYGAV is encoded by the coding sequence ATGAACAGCGAAGCCCCGCGCATCTCTTTCGTCAGCCTTGGCTGCCCGAAGGCCCTGGTCGACTCCGAGCGCATCCTCACCCATTTGCGGGCCGAGGGTTACGAGCTTTCGCGCCATCATGACGGGGCCGACGTGGTCATCGTCAACACCTGCGGCTTCCTCGACAGCGCCAAGGCGGAGTCTCTCGAGGCGATCGGCACGGCGATGAAGGAAAACGGCAAGGTGATCGTCACCGGCTGCATGGGCGCCGAGCCCGAGCAGATCCGCCAGGCTTTTCCCAACGTGCTGGCGATCACCGGCCCGCAGCAATATGAGAGCGTGCTCGGCGCGGTCCACACGGCCGTGCCGCCGGCGCACGATCCCTTTGTCGATCTGGTGCCGCCGCAGGGCATCAAGCTGACGCCGCGCCACTACGCCTATCTGAAGATTTCGGAAGGCTGCAACAACCGCTGCTCCTTCTGCATCATCCCGAAGCTGCGCGGCGACCTCGTGAGCCGCCCGGCCGGCGACGTGCTGCGCGAGGCGGAACGCCTGGTGAAGGCCGGCGTCAAGGAACTGCTGGTGATCTCGCAGGACACCAGCGCCTATGGCGTCGACCTGAAATACGCGACCAGCCTTTGGCGCGACCGCGAGGTGCGGGCCAAGTTCCTTGACCTCTCCTCGGCGCTGGGCGAACTCGGCGCCTGGGTGCGCATGCACTATGTCTACCCCTACCCGCATGTTGATGCGGTGGTCGAGCTGATGGCCGAGGGCAAGATCCTCCCCTACATCGATATCCCGTTCCAGCATGCGAGCCCCAGCGTGCTGAAGTCGATGCGCCGTCCCGGCAACCAGGAAAAGACGGCCGACCGCATCCACAAATGGCGCGAGATCTGCCCGGATCTCGCCGTGCGCTCGACCTTCATCGTCGGCTTCCCCGGCGAGACGGACGAGGATTTTGAATATCTGCTCGAATGGCTCGATGATGTGAAGCTCGACCGGGTCGGCTGCTTCAAGTTTGAGCCGGTCGAGGGCGCGCCGGCCAACGAGCTGGCCAATCCGGTTCCGGAAGAGGTCAAGGAGATCCGCTGGCACCGCTTCATGAAGCGCCAGCAGGAAATCAGCGCCAAGCGCCTCGCCAAGAAGGTCGGCCGCCGCGTTTCCGTCATCATCGACGAGAGCAACGGCCTCACCGCCAAGGGCCGCACGGTCTGGGACGCCCCGGAGATCGACGGGGCGATCCACCTGACCTCGCGCCGCCCGATGCGCGTCGGCGAGATCTATACCGCCAGGATCGACCGCGCCGACGCCTATGACCTGTATGGCGCCGTGTGA
- a CDS encoding group III truncated hemoglobin, translating into MTLQTSALIEPPAGVDEASIQRLVHTFYDRVRQDPLIGPVFEAQVDDWPEHLEKLCAFWSNVVLRTGRYQGRPMQKHLRLPIEAAHFDRWLQLFRTTASEIMPPQSAAIFIDRANRIADSFELGIGSVRGEIRSPRHAFKMSTPG; encoded by the coding sequence ATGACCCTTCAGACGAGCGCCCTGATCGAGCCTCCCGCCGGCGTGGATGAAGCCTCGATCCAGCGACTGGTTCACACCTTTTACGACCGGGTCCGGCAAGATCCGCTGATTGGTCCGGTATTCGAGGCCCAGGTCGATGATTGGCCCGAGCATCTCGAAAAGCTCTGCGCCTTCTGGTCCAATGTCGTGCTGCGCACCGGACGCTATCAGGGCCGGCCGATGCAGAAGCATCTGCGCCTGCCGATCGAGGCCGCGCATTTCGACCGCTGGCTCCAGCTTTTCCGGACGACCGCCAGCGAGATCATGCCGCCCCAGAGTGCCGCGATCTTCATCGACCGCGCCAACCGCATCGCCGACAGCTTCGAGCTCGGCATCGGCAGCGTGCGCGGCGAAATCCGCTCGCCCCGGCACGCCTTCAAGATGTCGACGCCCGGCTGA
- a CDS encoding alkene reductase, whose translation MSLLFEPLQAGAIRLPNRIVMAPLTRSRAGAERVPNALMAEYYAQRANAGLIISEATSVSAQGVGYLGTPGIWSDAQVEGWKLVTKAVHDAGGRMVSQLWHVGRISDPELLGGELPVAPSAIRIPGNVSLLRPVRPYVVPRALETHEIPGIVEDYRRGAENAKRAGFDGVDVHGANGYLLDQFLQDGSNHRTDQYGGSIENRARLMLEVVDAAISVWGPDRVAAHIRPRGDDHAMGDSNPRALFTYLAGELKKRRIAFLFVIEREEPDSLLAEIKRAFGGVVIANERMSKADAERLIGNGTADAVAFGRKYIASPDLAKRFAIDAPLNEPDPSTFYTPGPKGYTDYPALETVG comes from the coding sequence ATGTCCCTGCTTTTCGAGCCGCTCCAGGCGGGCGCCATCCGCCTGCCGAATCGTATCGTGATGGCGCCGCTGACGCGGAGCCGGGCAGGGGCCGAGCGGGTCCCGAACGCGCTGATGGCCGAGTATTACGCCCAGCGCGCCAATGCAGGCCTGATCATCAGCGAGGCGACCAGCGTCAGCGCGCAGGGCGTCGGCTATCTCGGCACGCCCGGCATCTGGTCGGACGCGCAGGTGGAGGGATGGAAGCTCGTCACAAAGGCCGTGCATGACGCCGGCGGGCGCATGGTATCGCAGCTCTGGCATGTGGGGCGCATCTCGGACCCCGAGCTGCTCGGCGGGGAACTGCCGGTGGCGCCTTCGGCCATCCGCATTCCCGGCAATGTGAGCCTGCTGCGTCCGGTCCGGCCCTATGTCGTGCCGCGCGCGCTGGAGACCCACGAGATCCCCGGGATCGTCGAGGATTACCGGCGCGGGGCCGAGAACGCCAAGCGGGCCGGCTTCGATGGCGTCGACGTGCACGGCGCCAATGGCTACCTGCTCGACCAGTTCCTCCAGGACGGCAGCAACCACCGCACCGACCAGTATGGTGGCTCGATCGAAAACCGCGCCCGCCTGATGCTGGAAGTCGTCGATGCGGCGATCTCGGTCTGGGGCCCGGACCGGGTTGCGGCGCATATCCGGCCGCGCGGCGACGATCACGCCATGGGCGACAGCAATCCGCGCGCGCTGTTCACCTATCTCGCAGGCGAACTGAAGAAGCGCCGCATTGCGTTCCTCTTCGTCATCGAGCGCGAGGAGCCGGACAGCCTGTTGGCCGAGATCAAGCGTGCCTTTGGCGGCGTGGTCATCGCCAATGAGCGGATGAGCAAGGCCGATGCAGAACGCCTGATCGGAAATGGCACGGCCGATGCCGTCGCCTTCGGCCGCAAATATATCGCCTCGCCGGACCTGGCGAAGCGCTTCGCCATCGATGCGCCGCTGAACGAGCCCGATCCCTCGACCTTCTACACGCCCGGCCCCAAGGGCTACACAGACTATCCGGCGCTCGAAACCGTCGGCTGA